The Osmia bicornis bicornis chromosome 9, iOsmBic2.1, whole genome shotgun sequence genome has a segment encoding these proteins:
- the LOC114880551 gene encoding MORN repeat-containing protein 5-like, with the protein MDFLLKNPEDENVHFIDDSKYKGTWNALGMEGIGKYVLPHNAMFEGELRDSTFHGHGSMYWIRGQRMDGVWYRGQCNKSRYIFNDGLTFRQKNWKYCKFPDRRYYACLKYGLRPAGATLRTNNQAGLVISPNCYDAGIGIFNPRTNCIVSYRNPNKVLEIPNDAFVRWIESNCLKAWSEPTGYREDLYENWYFTNFDTAILSKLLPFSNNSSDSWWRRYVQTNKL; encoded by the exons ATggattttctattaaaaaatccAGAAGACGAAAATGTCCATTTTATCGATGATAGCAAATACAAGGGCACCTGGAATGCGCTGGGCATGGAGGGAATCGGGAAATACGTTCTACCTCATA ATGCCATGTTCGAAGGAGAGCTCCGCGATAGTACTTTTCACGGTCATGGTAGCATGTATTGGATTCGTGGACAAAGGATGGACGGTGTTTGGTACCGCGGTCAATGCAACAAAAGCCGATACATCTTTAACGACGGATTGACGTTTCGTCAAAAAAATTGGAAATACTGCAAATTTCCCGATAGGCG ATACTATGCCTGCCTAAAGTATGGATTAAGACCTGCCGGTGCAACCTTGCGTACGAATAATCAAGCCGGACTTGTCATCTCTCCTAACTGTTACGACGCGGGCATCGGAATTTTTAATCCACGTACGAATtgtatcgtatcgtatcgaaATCCGAACAAG GTACTTGAAATACCAAACGACGCGTTCGTTCGATGGATAGAAAGCAATTGTCTGAAGGCATGGTCCGAACCTACCGGTTATCGGGAAGATCTATATGAAAATTGGTATTTCACGAATTTCGATACGGCCATTCTTTCAAAGTTACTGCCTTTTTCGAACAATTCCTCCGATTCTTGGTGGAGAAGGTACGTACAAACGAACAAACTTTAA